A stretch of DNA from Microlunatus sp. Gsoil 973:
CGCACGGTTGCAGGCCGAGTATGAGACCGACATCGACATCCTGCGACTGGCCTCCGATCTGATCATCGACGGCATCGTCGAACCGGCCGAGGTGCGCCGTGAACTGGTCGCCCGTTTCGCCGCTGCCGCGACCAAGGACCGAACGTTCAGCACCAAGCGGCACGGAGTGCCACCGGTCTGATTGACTTGACCGTTGTGCGCATGCCCGAAGCGGAGATGGACGTCACGCCATCGCTGGTGACCGAGCTGATCCGGCAGCAGCTCGCTGCCGAGCTGATCATCAAGGAGCAGCAATGGCTTTCCGAACTGGCCGGGCGTCTGCCCGTCGCGATCCCGGTCGCGGTGCGCGTCGGCCGGCCGACCGAGGAATATCCGTGGTTCTGGTCCATCGGACCGTGGTTCGACGGCGATGCGCTGACCGAGATCCCGGTGCCCGATCGGGCTGGGGTGGCCGTCGAACTCGCCGCCTTCTTCGCCGCACTGCACCGGCCCGCGCCGGCCGACGCTCCCAATAATCCGGTCCGCGGCATCCCGCTCTCGGTGCGGGCAACGCTGGTCGCCGACCACCTGGACCTGCTCGCCGCACCGCCGTGGATGCGCACCCTGTGGGCCGACCTTGTCGACACGCCGGAGCTGACCGGCCCACCCCAGTGGTTGCACGGCGACCCGCACCCGGCGAACGTGCTGACCAAGGATGGACAGCTGTCCGCGGTGATCGACTTCGGCGACCTCTGCGCCGGTGACCCGGCGACCGACCTGGCCGTCGCCTGGTTGGCGTTCGACGCCGAGGGTCGGCGGCAGTTCCATGATCACTATTCCGCGCTCACCGACACCGATGACAGGGCCGATGACAGGGCCGATGACAACCTGTGGCGACGGGCACGCGGCTGGGCGCTGAGCCTGGGAATGTCCCTGCTGGCCAATTCCGACGACAATCCCGGTCTGGCAGCGGTCGGCCGGCACGCCCTGGAGCAGGTGCGGCTAGATCGGTAGCCGCCGGAACAGCGGCCGCGGCACATGCCGCAGACCGGACATCACGATCCGCATCGGCCCTGGCACCCAGATCAACTCCTTGCGGTCCCGAACGGCGGCCACAGTGGCCTCGGCGACCTGTTCGGGGGTGACGGCCATCGGCGCCTCGTCCATCCCGGAGGTCATCTTGGATCGCACGAAACCCGGGCGGACCACCAGGACACGTCCGCCGAACGGCTTGAGCGCCTCGCCGAGACCGGAGTAGAAGCCGTCGAAGCCGGCCTTGGTCGATCCGTACACGAAGTTGGACCGCCGCACCCGTTCACCGGCAACGCTGGACAACGCGATGAGCTGGCCGTATCCCTGCCCTCGGAAGCGCTCGGCAACCAGGGCGCCCAGATGAACCGGGGCGGTGTAGTTGATCTCGGCCATCCGGAGTGCGGCGTCGGGATCGGTCCACGCCTCTTCAGCATCACCCAGGATGCCGAATGCCACCACGACACAGTCCACGTCTGCGGACTCGAACGCCTGCTGGACGACCTGGGTGCGCGATGCGGCGTCGGTGGCCTCGAAGTTCAACTCGGTCACTGCGCAGCCTGCCTCCCGGAGCTCGTCCGCGGCCGCGGTACGACGGTCGCCCGGCCGGGCGGCCAGCAGCACCCTCAGCTCCGGCCGCTTGGCGGCGTAGGTGCGGGCGATGGCCAGGGCGATGTCGGAGGTGCCGCCGAGCAGCAACAGCGACTGCGGGACACCGAGCGCGTCGATCATAGTTTTCCTCCGTAGACGGCGATACAGATGATGATCAGCCACAGCAGACCGAAGACCTGCAGCACCCGGTCGCGGATCACCACGTCCTCCGGCTCACCCGCCTCGCCGATGTCGATCTCCCGCGCGTACTGCAGCAGCCCCAGGGTGAAGGGTGCGATGGAGATCGCCGTCCAGCCTATGCCGAACGGGCGGAGCTTCAGATTCTCGAAGGCCCACAGGCTGTAACTGATCAGCACCATCGCGGCGGCCAGCATCCAGGTGAATCGCAGATAGGTGTCGGTGTAGCTGGCCAGCGATCTCCGGGTCCCGGCATCGGCGCCGAGCGAGAGCATCTCGGAGTAGCGCTTGCCGGCGACCATGAAGAGCGAACCGAACGAGGCGACCAGCAGGAACCACTGGCTCAGCGGGATATGCGCGGCGACGCCGCCGGCGATGGCTCGCAGCAGGAAACCGCTGGCGACGACCGCCAGGTCGATCACCGGCTGGTGTTTCAGGAAGAATGAGTAGCTGACCTGCAGCAGCAGATAGATGATCAAGGTCGCGCCGAGCGGGATCGAGGTGAGGAAGCCGATTCCCAGCCCGATGACGCCGATCACGGCGGCCAGCACCCACCCGGCGCGGATCGACAGCTCGCCCGCCGGGATCGGCCGGAACCGCTTCTTGGGGTGAAGCCGGTCCTCGTCGACGTCCCGGATGTCGTTGATCAGGTAGACGGTTCCGCTGATCAGGCAGAAGGCGACGAAGGCCAGCGCGGACGCCGAGAGGATCGCCGGCTCGAACAGCCGACCCGCGGCCAGCGGTGCTGACAGCACGAGGACGTTCTTGAGCCACTGATGGGGCCGGACAGCACGGATCGCTGCCGGAACCCGGCTGGGTGAGCGCACCTGGTCAGACATAACGACCCGAGGGTAGCCGTACCGACCTGTGGATGAAGGTCCCGACACTGTATAACCGTTAGGCGTGACCGCCGAGACTGCACCGGACCTGTTGACGACCGTCATCGATGCCATCGTTCCGGCCGACGACTTCCCGTCGGCCAGTGCTGCCGGCGGACTGGACTTCCTGCAACGGGTCCGCGAGCGCGAGCGGCCCGACTGGGGCCGACGGATCAATGCGGCCGTCGCCAAGGTCGACGCCGCCGCGTGGCAGGTCGGCGGAAACGGCTTCATCGGTCTCGACGCCGCCGGACGCCAGGCGGCCCTGGCATCGGTCGGCACCGATCCGGAGGTCGCCTGGTTCGCCCGGCTGGTCAACTACGGCTACTACGGCGACGGCCGCCGGCCGGCAGTCTGGCAGATGGTCGACTGGCAGCCCGACCCCGCCGGCGGCTGGCCGAAGGATCTTCCTGCACTGCCCTTCGACCGTGCCGGGCTGATCACCCCGGCTCAACTGCGGCAGCGCTACGACGCGATCGTCATCGGCTCCGGGGCCGGTGGAGGCGTGGCGGCGGAGATCCTCGCCGAATCCGGTCGCAGCGTGCTGATCATCGAATCCGGCAGCGGGCCGGCGGCCTCGGCGCTCGACCATGATCATCTGCACAACCCGCGGCTGAACACCGGACTCGGCACGCTCACCGGGCCGACTGCCGACAACGCGATCACCGTCGGCGGCGGCACCCGGGTGTACGGGGCACAGGCCTGGCGGTTCACCCCGCAGGATCTGCGGATGGCAAGTTCCTACGGCGTTCCAGACGGCAGTTCGCTGGCCGACTGGCCGATCACCTACGAGGATCTGGAGCCCTATTACAGCGAAGCGGAATGGCGATACGGGGTCAGCGGCCTGGCCGCCGGCGATCCCTGGGCGGGCACCAGATCCCGGGACTATCCGATGCCGCCGGTGGTCTCCGGAAGCGGTCGTCGGCAACTGCTGGCGGCCGGCGCCGCAAGCCTTGGCTGGGGCACAGTGCCGCCACCGTTGTTGATCAACTCCACCGCCTACCGGGGCCGTCCCGCGTGCATGCATTGCGCAATGTGTGTCGGCTTCGCCTGCCCGGTGGAAGCCAAGTCCGGCTCGCACAACACCGCGATCCCGACAGCGTTGGCGACCGGGAACGGTTTCTTGATCACTGCCACCACAGCCGAGAAGTTGATCACCGATCCCGCCGGCCGGGTCACCGGGGTCGCGGTCGTGGGCGAGGACGGCGGTCGGGTCTGGCGCCGGCAGATCGCGGCGGATGAGGTGATCATCTCCGCTGGTGCGATCGCCACCGCCCGGCTGTTGTTGGCCAGTGGTTCGGACCGGGAGCCCGGCGGCGTCGGCAACAACCACGATCAGGTCGGTCGGCATGTGCAGGGACACCTCTACGCCGGTGCGCTGGGGCTCTTCGAGGACGAGACCTTCGGCATCGACGGGCCCGGCCCGTCCATCGCCACCTGTGATTTCCGGCATGGCAACGACGGACTGGTCGGTGGCGGGATGCTGGCCAACGAGTTCGTGCCCATCCCGGCCAGCAGCTTCGACTACCTGGTCGGTGCGGGCGTGATCCCGCCGTACGGGCCGAAGGCGAAACAGGGCATGCGCCGCTGGACGCGACGGATGGAGCGGGTGGTCGGGCCGATCCAGGAAGTCACCACCGCTGACGCCCGGGTCCGTCTTGACCCTGCGGTCCGCGACCGGTTCGGCAACCCGGTCGCCGTGCTGAGCGGGTCGGTCCACCCCGAGGACGTGAGGTCCCGCGACTTCATGACGGCCAGGGCCCGCGAGTGGCTGGAGGCCAGCGGTGCCTCGCAGGTCTTCGCGCCGGCGCCGGGCGCGCGGCCGTCCGGGCCGAGCGCCGGCCAACATCAGGCCGGGACCTGCCGGATGGGCACCGACCCGCTGACCTCGGTGACGGATCCCTTCGGATCAGTGTGGGGTCATGCCAATCTGTGGATTGCCGACGGGTCGTTGCATGTCACCAACGGAGGGGTCAATCCGGTGCTCACCATCATCGCCAACTCGCTGCGGGTCGCCGATCACCTCGTCAAGCGCGGGGGATGAGCACCACTCTGTTGGGACGCGGTCGCGCGCTGCTCTACCGGTCCCGGCTGCTCGGCCCGGCCTTCGTCGCCGCCGTGGCCTATGTCGACCCCGGCAATGTCGCGACCAACACCACGGCCGGGGCGGCGTACGGTTACCTGCTGCTCTGGGTGTTGGTCGGGGCGACGTTGATGGCAGGACTGGTGCAGTACCTGTCGGCCAAGGTCGGCCTGGTCACCGGGCGGTCGCTACCCGAACTGGTCGGTTCGCGGACGCGCACCGGCAGCCGGGTCGCGTACTGGCTGCAGGCCGAACTTGTCGCGGTGGCCACCGATCTTGCCGAGATCATCGGTGGCGCAGTGGCATTGCGGCTGCTCTTCGACCTGCCGGTGATCGTCGGAGCCTTGATCACCACTGCCGTGTCGACCTCGCTGCTGGTCATCCAGGACCGCAGCGGGCAGCGGGATTTCGAGCGGGTGATCTCCGGGCTGCTGGCGGTCGTGACGCTCGGTTTCCTGGCCGGCCTGCTGGTCGACCCGCCGGACCCGGCGGCGACGCTGGACGGGCTGCGGCCTCGGTTGCAAGGCACCGAGAGCGCCCGGCTGGCGGTCGGCATGCTCGGAGCGACCGTGATGCCGCACGTGGTCTACCTGCACTCGGCTCTGGTACGGGATCGGCACGGTCCCGTCAGCCGTGATCGGCTCGGGCCGCTGATCCGGACCACCCGGGTCGACGTCGGTCTGGCGATGGGCGTTGCCGGCGCGGTGAATCTTGGCATGCTGCTGTTGGCTGCCAGCGCGTTGTTCGGTCGGGACGTCGGCGGGTTGGAGGATGCCCATCGTGCGCTGGGCGACGAACTCGGTTCGGTGATCGCCATGTTGTTCGCGGTCGCCCTGTTGGCGTCCGGGCTGGCCTCGACGTCGGTCGGCGGTTACGCAGGCGCAGTGATCATGGGTGGCCTGTTGCGCCGCCGGATCCCGATCCTGCTGCGCCGTTTGCTGACCGCCGTTCCAGCGGTGATCCTGCTCGGCATCGGCTGGGACCCGACCCAGATGTTGATCTGGTCCCAGGTGGTGCTGTCGTTCGGCATCCCGTTCGCGCTGGTGCCCTTGGTCAGGTTCGCCCAGGACCGGACGCTCCTGGCAGCCGCGCCGACCCATCGGTTGACGATCATGGTCGCCTGGGTTGTGGTGGGCTTGGTCGTCGCGCTGAACGCCGGGCTGCTGGCTGGTGTCGTCTACGAACGGCTCTGACCCTCAGGGGGACGACGTTTCCAACACCGACAGCCAATGTCGCAGCAACGCGGCGAGTTGATCCTGCTGCTCGGGCGTCAATGCAGTGAGCAATCGGCGTTCGTTGTCCAGGTGGGCGGGTGCACATCGCTCGAAGACGTCGCGGCCGGCTGAGGTCAACGCGACGATCGATCCCCGCCCGTCGTCGGGATCTGCGGTCCTGGTGACCAGACCGGCGCGGACCAGTCGCTCGACCCGTAGGCTCACGGTCCCTGAGCTGAGGTCGAGTTCGGCCATCAGGCCACGTTGGCTCATCCCGTTGTCCGGAGCGACCCGGACGAGCGTCGCCAGTACGGCGAAGTCGGCGCCATTGAGTCCGAACTGTTCGAAGATCATTTCGCGATCGATCGCTCGCTTCAGCCGGTCGAGGCGGGTGAAGATCCCGATCGGTGTCACATCAAGATCAGGTCGGGTCCTTGCCCACGACGCCATCACCCGGTCGACAGAGTCGGCGCCCGGATCGACGGTCGGTCGTTGATCATCACCGGTCATGATCGGAAAGGCTGGACCAGCTCGGCGACCAGCGAAGTGAGCGCCAGTGCCGCCACCATGGCCGCGTAGCCGATGGTCGTCGGCAGCAGTCCGAGTGTGCGGGCGGCGACACCGGCGATCACCGCGGGAACCGCGAACGCGAGGTAGGCCACGACGTAGATCGCCGCGATCAGCGCCGCGCGCTCATGCGGGCCGGCATCACTGACGAGATGTCGGAACGCGCCAAGAAATCCCGATCCGAAGCCTGCGCCGGCGATCACGCTGCCGGCCAGCAAGACGGCACCACTGCCGATCGTCACACCGGCCATGGTCACGATCACTCCGGCGATCAACACCGTGCAGCCTGCGACCATGGTCGTTGCCGGCGGCCAGGACCGGACGATCAGGCAGCTGATCGCTCCGGCGCCGCACAGCGCGACGACGATCGCGCCGCCGAGCATCAGATTCTCCGAGTGCTCGATCTCCATGATCAGCGACGGGCCGAGGGACAGGTAGAGCCCACCGAGCGCCCAACAGGCGACCAAACACGGAGTCGCGGCAAGGAAAGCCGTCCGACTTGCCGGACCGACGCCGATCTGCGGGATCAACGACAGACGTGATCTTGTGGTCACCGATTCCGGCACCGTCAACATCGCGGCGGCAAGTCCGAGATAGCTGATCAGTAACACCAGATACACCAGACGCGTGGGCTGTGGGGCATATTGCACCAGCAAGCCGGCGACGAGCCCGCCAACAGCCAGGCCGGCGGTCGGCATCACGGCGTTCATCACTGCCCCCGGCCGGGTCGGTCGGCGGGCTGCAGATCGAGTAGCGCGGCACTGACCGCCGCAGTGACCAGACCTGTTGCAACGCCCTGGGTGATCCGGGCCAGATAGAGCCATGCCACGCCAGAGGCGAGCAAGAAGAGAGCCATCGCCAGCGACTGGAGACCGAGCGCCATCAAGATCACCGGACGCCTGCCGAGGGCGTCGGAAAGTGTGCCCGAAACCAACAAGGTGCCTAGTAGTGCGATGGCGTAGATCGCGAATACGGCGGTCACGGTGACGGGCGAGAATCCCCAGGTCCTCGCATAGACCCCGTACAGGGGGGAGGGTGCACTGGCTCCGGCCAGAAACGCTGCAAGGACCGTAGCCACCACGATGAATGCGGCCGGTCGCCGCGCGACCTCGATTGCTGGTTTGGACATCTTCATGGCCTTCGAGAATAGCTTGGGGGCAAGCTATACGTCCACGGTAGCCGCAGCGACGAATCTCTGGAGATATCCACAGTCTGCGGTTCGCCCGCGAAGAAGTGTCAGACCGTTCGTCTAGCGTGAGGACATGTTCGAACCGGTGATGGACGGACTGGGTCCGCGCGAAACGCTCGCAGCCCTGGAACAGTCCGTCCTGCAGCAAGTTCGAGCCGAGTGTGCACAACTGGAGCTTGCGGCGCACTGGGCGGTGCAGCACCCCGGTGAGTCCGTCCGTCCGGATGGTGTGCCGGGAGCCGAACGGCGCATCCGGCTCGGCGGAGAGGGGGACCCCCGAGATCGCAGAATTCGCTCCGGTCGAACTCGGCCCCGTTCTCGGAATGCCGGAATGGCAGGCCCGCGCACTCGTCGCCGACAGTATCGACCTGCGCTACCGACTCCCGAGGTTGTGGGAGTTGGTGCTGGCCGGCCGGATCCACGGCTGGCGGGCGCGGCGGATCGCGCAACGCACCCGGGAGCTGAGCCTCGACGCAGCGGCCGGGGTCGATGCCGAAGTTTGGGAGTGCGTGGAAAGCATGCCCTGGCAGCGATTCTCCGATTTGCTGGAATCCAGGATCCTGCTGGCAGATCCGGACCGTGCGATCCGGTTGGCGGAGAAGGCCAGCCGCGGCCGGCATGTGTCCGTGTCCAAGCGTCCTCGGTACGGCACCAAGACCGTGATCATGCGCCTCGACGCCGCGGATGCGAATCAGCTGGAGGACTCGATCGACCGGACCGCGCGTGTCCTGCGGTCGTCGGCCCGCAGCGGTGATCAACTTCCCGGTGTCGTCGACCGGCAGTGTGCATCGGAGCAGGAGTTCCGTGCCCAGGCAGCGGGACTGATGGCTCAACCGCTCGTGGCGGCGGCTGTGATGGCTCACGACTCACGGCGATCGGACCAACGGGTCGAGATCGATGCCGAGACCAGGCGTCCGGTGGTGACGCCGGCGGTGGAGGATCAGCTGACCGGCCCGGTGCCGGAGTGGCTGGCGCGGGCCGATCTTTCCAAGCTCGCGCCCAGGGCGGTGTTGCACGTCCACGTCTCAGCCGAATCGCTGCGGGCCGGGTCCGGGATCTGCCGGGTCGAGGGCATCGGACCGGTGATCCTGGACCAGGCGCGGTGCTGGCTGGGCAGCGGTGTCCGCGTCAAGCTGCAGCCGGTGATCGACGCGAGCGACCTGACCGCGGTCGATGCCTACGAGGTGCCGTCGCGGATGCGGGAGGCTCTGCTCGCACGGTCGCCGGCGAGCTGTTTCCCGTGGTCGACCGTTGTGTCCCGGCGGATCGACGTCGATCACACGATTCCGTACCAGAAGGGTCCGCCGGGCCAGACCTGGTTGGGCAATCTCGGTCCGTTGAGCAGAACCGAACATCGGGTACGCACCCATGGTGGTTGGCAGGTCCGACAACCGGTGCCCGGCACCTATGTCTGGAGGTCGACCTACGGGTACGTCCTGCTGGTCAACCGGTCAGGCACGCACGCCTTGGGCAACAGCGACTTCGCTGAGCAGGTCTGGTCGTCGGCGGCTGACATCGGGCCGGTCGAACGACGATTCCGCGAGTTCATTCGTGACTTTGCCGATGACAGGTCCACAGCTCAGACCAGGAGTGACCCGCAGCGATGATCATCTCCCGCAGCAGCGGGAGGCTGATGCCGACGACGTTGTGTTGGTCGCCCTCGATCCCCGACACGAAGGGTCCGCCGATGCCGTCGACGGTGAAGCCGCCGGCGACCTGCAGCGGTTCGCCGGTGGCGATGTAGGCATCGATCTCCGCATCGGACAGGTTCGCGAAGTGCACCGTCGTTGCCGCGCTCCGACCTGCCTCATGGAGCACCGTGCCATCGGCGACTTTGATCAACTGGTGCCCGGTGTGCAGGACGCCGGACCGTCCGCGCATCATCTGCCAACGCTGTTTGGCGACGTCGGCGCTGCCCGGTTTCCCGTACGCGACACCGTCGAGTTCCAGCACCGAGTCACAGCCGACGATGATCACCGGCCCGGGCTCACCCAGGAGCTGATCGGTGACCGCCTCAGCCTTCAGCCGGGCCAGGGTCAGCGCGAGATCTGCCGGCCGGGTCTGGACGACAACCGACTCATCGACGCCGGAGACGATCACCTCCGGTTCGACCCCGGCCGACCGAAGGGTGGCCAACCGGGCCGGGGACTGTGAGGCGAGGACGAACCGCATCAGACCCGGGCCAGCGCGGCACGCAACGGATCCAGACCCATCGGACCGAGATTCAACGCATCCGCATGGAACTTGCGCAGATCGAAACTCGCTCCGGCCCGCTGCCTCGCCTCGTCCCGGGCCTGTAGCCAGATCCGCTCGCCGACCTTGTACGACGGCGCCTGGCCCGGCCAACCCAGATACCGATCAAGTTCGAACCGCAGGGTCGGCTCATCGGTGGCCAGATTCATCAACAGGAACTCCAAGCCGGCCTGCGGCGTCCACCGCTCGCCCGGACGGAAGCCCCAGGGATTCGGATCGGGGATCGTCAACTGCAGATGCATGCCGATGTCGATGATCACCCGGATCGCCCGGAAGGCCTGCGCGTCCAGCATGCCCATCCGGTTCCCCGGATCGCTCAGGTAGCCCAGGTCGTCCATCAGCCGCTCGGCGTACAGCGCCCAGCCCTCACCGTGTCCGGAAACCCAACACAGCAAGCGTTGCCAACGGTTCAACTGATCCTTGGCGTACGCGTTCTGGGCGACCTGCAGGTGATGCCCGGGCACACCCTCGTGGTAGACGGTGGTGACTTCCTTCCAGGTGGAGAAGTCGTCGATTCCCTCGGGCACCGCCCACCACATCCGGCCGGGACGGGAGAAGTCCTCGGTCGGCCCGGTGTAGTAGATGCCGCCGTCGTGGGTCGGAGCCAGACAACATTCGATCTTGCGGATCGGCTCCGGGATGTCGAAGTGAGTTCCGGAAAGGTCGGCCAGCGCCTGATCGGCCAGTCCCTGCATCCAGTCGCGGAACGCCTCGGCGCCGCTGATCTTGCGAGCCGGATCGGCATCGAGAGCCTCATAGGCCGCCTTGATGTCGCTGTGTCCGTAGAGATCCCGGGCGATCGCCTTCTGCTGGTCCTGCAGTCGCTCGAGCTCGGCCCAGCCCCACTGGTAGGTCTCCTCGAGGTCTACCGCGGCGCCGAGGAAGTAGCGGCTGTTCAGGGCATAGCGCTCCTCGCCGACGGCGTCCAGGGCGGGGGCCTTCGGGGCAAGATCGCTCACCAGCCAGCCTGCGTAGTCGGCGTAGGCCTGCCGCGCGACCACGGCGGCCTCCCGCAGTTCGCCGGCGAGGGTGTCGCCGAACCGGTCCGGCATGGATGCCACCAGCTCGTCGAAGAAGTCGTGGGATCCGACCTCACCGGTCCAGCCGCGGATCTGTTCCACCGCTCCCTTGATCTGCCGGATCGCCGACACGTTGCCCTGCTCGGCCTCTTCCGACAGGGTCTGCCGGGCCTGGGACAAGGGCGTTCCGACGGTCCGCAGGCGGGCGGCGATGTTCCGCCAGGCGTCCTCGGTGTCGGTGGGCATCAGGTCGAAGACTTCCCGGACCTCGTGTGCGATGTCGGCGACGACGCTGACCCGGCTGGTGACGACGTGTGCGTCGTACAACTCGGCCTGCAGCGTCAGCCGTTCGATCATCGACTCCTTGGCCGCGTTCTCCCGCTCGTCGACCGGGGTGGCACCGTGAAGCGCAGCCAGGGTGCGGCGGTCGCGATCGGCCTCGGCGGCGAACCCGTCCGGGGAGAAATCGTCCCACGCGTCGTCATAGCCTTCGATGCCCAGCACGGTGGCCAGGGTGGGGTGATTGGCGATGCTGTCGGCGACGTACGCCTCGGCGATCTCGTCGATCGGTCGGTCCATGGTCAGGACCCTACCGGCCGGCGGGCGGGCGCACGGCCGGTGCACTGAGCAACGACACGACACAGACGGCAGCGACCACCAGCAACGAGTGCCGGACCCCGACGTGGTTTCCGATGAACCCCAGCACGGGCGGCCCGATCAGGAACGCGCCATAGCCGATCGTCGACACGACCGAGACCCGGGCCGCGGCGTGTTGCCGATCATCGGCTCCGGCCGACATGCCGACCGGGAAACCCAGCGCGGCACCGGCGCCCCAGAACACCGCGCCGATCGCGGCCAGGTACGGCTCAGGAGCGAAGACGAAGATCAACAGGCCGACGATCGCCGCGATGAGGCAGCCGCGCAGCACCGCGACCCGACCGAATCGGTCCAGCAGTGAACTGCCCGCGTACCGGAAGATCGTCATCGACGCCACGAAGACGGCGAACATGATCGCGCCGATCGACCCGCTGACCCGGAAGCTGTCGACGGTGGCCTTGGCCACCCAGTCGTTGGCCGACCCCTCGGTGAGAGCGGCCGCCAAGACGACCAACCCGATCAGCAGGGTGCGCGGCTCGGTCCAGGCACGCCAGCGCGAGGTCCGCGGCTGCTCCGGATCGGCGTGGGCCGGCAGGAAGAACCGGGTGGCGAACACGATCAACACGGCACCGGCGGCGACGACCACCAGCAGATGCAGCCACAGGGGCACGTGGAGTCGGGACAGCAACCCACCCAGCAGCGCTCCGAGGAACGCTCCGCCGCTGAAGGCGGCATGGAACTTGGGCATGATCGTCTTGTCGCCGCGCCGCTCCACCTCCGCACCCTCGATGTTCTGCGAGACGTCCCAGACACCCATTCCCATGCCGTAGCAGAAGAGGGCGACGCCGCAGGGGATCAGCCAGCCGAACAGCAGGCTCAGGGCCACCACCACCATGGCCGCACCCAGCATCGAACCGGCAAGCCGGATCGCGCCGGCGGTCCCGACGCGTTCGGCGATGCCACCGGCCAGCGGTAGGCCGAGCACCGAGCCGAGGCCGGCCATCAGCAGCAGCAGTCCGAGACCGCCGGGGGTGAGGTGGAAGACACCGGCCACCGCCGGCAGTCGCGCCGACCAGCTGGCGAACAGCAGGCCGTTGAATCCGAACACGGCAAAGGTTGCGACCCGTGCCCGGCGCACGGTGAGGGTCGCCGTCGTCACTGTCACCAACCCCGGACCGCCGCCTGCCACTTACCCGGACCGGGCTGGATCGGTGCCTTGACCGTTCGCCAGTACGCCGCCCAGCCGGAGGGTGGCCGGTCCGGCTCGGTGGTGCGCCCGGCGGCCCGGACCGCAAGGAGCGCGAGGACGGCCGCGACCTCCTCGTCGGTGGGGTCCGCGGAATTCTCAGCGACGTTCACAGAGGAATGTTCCCATGTTTCTTCGGCGGCAGCTGCTCCCGCTTGGTGCGCAGCAGCCGCAGCGACCGGATGATCTCGGCCCGGGTCTCGTGTGGAGCGATGACCGCGTCAACGTAGCCGCGTTCGGCCGCCAGGTACGGGTTGGCGAGCTCCTCGTCGTACTCGGTCATCAGCTCCGCACGCCGGCTGTCGGGATCCTCGGCCTCGGCCAGCTCCCGGCGGTAGAGGATGTTGACCGCGCCCTGGGAGCCCATCACGGCGATCTGGGCGGTCGGCCAGGCGAGGTTGATGTCGGCTCCCAGATGCTTGGAGCCCATCACGTCGTAGGCGCCGCCGTACGCCTTCCTGGTGATCACGGTGACCAGTGGCACCGTCGCCTCGGCATAGGCGAAGAGCAGCTTCGCGCCCCGGCGAATGATCCCGTTCCACTCCTGATCGGTGCCGGGCAGGAAGCCTGGT
This window harbors:
- a CDS encoding MFS transporter, with protein sequence MSKPAIEVARRPAAFIVVATVLAAFLAGASAPSPLYGVYARTWGFSPVTVTAVFAIYAIALLGTLLVSGTLSDALGRRPVILMALGLQSLAMALFLLASGVAWLYLARITQGVATGLVTAAVSAALLDLQPADRPGRGQ
- a CDS encoding nucleoside triphosphate pyrophosphatase, encoding MRFVLASQSPARLATLRSAGVEPEVIVSGVDESVVVQTRPADLALTLARLKAEAVTDQLLGEPGPVIIVGCDSVLELDGVAYGKPGSADVAKQRWQMMRGRSGVLHTGHQLIKVADGTVLHEAGRSAATTVHFANLSDAEIDAYIATGEPLQVAGGFTVDGIGGPFVSGIEGDQHNVVGISLPLLREMIIAAGHSWSELWTCHRQSHE
- a CDS encoding DUF885 domain-containing protein, whose product is MDRPIDEIAEAYVADSIANHPTLATVLGIEGYDDAWDDFSPDGFAAEADRDRRTLAALHGATPVDERENAAKESMIERLTLQAELYDAHVVTSRVSVVADIAHEVREVFDLMPTDTEDAWRNIAARLRTVGTPLSQARQTLSEEAEQGNVSAIRQIKGAVEQIRGWTGEVGSHDFFDELVASMPDRFGDTLAGELREAAVVARQAYADYAGWLVSDLAPKAPALDAVGEERYALNSRYFLGAAVDLEETYQWGWAELERLQDQQKAIARDLYGHSDIKAAYEALDADPARKISGAEAFRDWMQGLADQALADLSGTHFDIPEPIRKIECCLAPTHDGGIYYTGPTEDFSRPGRMWWAVPEGIDDFSTWKEVTTVYHEGVPGHHLQVAQNAYAKDQLNRWQRLLCWVSGHGEGWALYAERLMDDLGYLSDPGNRMGMLDAQAFRAIRVIIDIGMHLQLTIPDPNPWGFRPGERWTPQAGLEFLLMNLATDEPTLRFELDRYLGWPGQAPSYKVGERIWLQARDEARQRAGASFDLRKFHADALNLGPMGLDPLRAALARV
- a CDS encoding MFS transporter, whose translation is MTTATLTVRRARVATFAVFGFNGLLFASWSARLPAVAGVFHLTPGGLGLLLLMAGLGSVLGLPLAGGIAERVGTAGAIRLAGSMLGAAMVVVALSLLFGWLIPCGVALFCYGMGMGVWDVSQNIEGAEVERRGDKTIMPKFHAAFSGGAFLGALLGGLLSRLHVPLWLHLLVVVAAGAVLIVFATRFFLPAHADPEQPRTSRWRAWTEPRTLLIGLVVLAAALTEGSANDWVAKATVDSFRVSGSIGAIMFAVFVASMTIFRYAGSSLLDRFGRVAVLRGCLIAAIVGLLIFVFAPEPYLAAIGAVFWGAGAALGFPVGMSAGADDRQHAAARVSVVSTIGYGAFLIGPPVLGFIGNHVGVRHSLLVVAAVCVVSLLSAPAVRPPAGR
- a CDS encoding acyl-CoA carboxylase epsilon subunit — encoded protein: MNVAENSADPTDEEVAAVLALLAVRAAGRTTEPDRPPSGWAAYWRTVKAPIQPGPGKWQAAVRGW